Proteins from a single region of Actinomycetota bacterium:
- a CDS encoding aminoglycoside phosphotransferase family protein has translation MIDALLAWLNDGCTEPGNERPRLTGGIVAGLYRNSSKVTLILFDARGELGAVVKATRRPSAEASLMAEYAALKELTHMAPEAMRGAPRPIALERVDGHLVLVESPVVGEPMTARYYSPGHTSDPGRVALDFRAAASWLERFQQTTATGEVLVDSVSIDACVDGVRTRYQREIGWNRVEEELFDSLTRRGLDFEGTRLPLVGVHGDFWMGNLLMGEEGIEGVVDWELAGLNGLPFQDIFKFPTSYGFYLDRAYPGNDGVVPGHVGWGRGHERWAQYGDWSNLVGFRYSYFEAGWFPDLVRQFIELQLKRAGVPVGLVAVFFPLFLAEQAMTLDDPEFRNGYRAALRAFWRERESTWLWNEDKAGLNAKTPGGKDS, from the coding sequence ATGATCGACGCCCTCCTCGCCTGGCTGAACGACGGGTGCACGGAGCCGGGAAACGAACGACCTCGGCTCACGGGCGGCATCGTCGCCGGCCTCTACCGCAACTCGAGCAAGGTGACGTTGATCCTGTTCGACGCGCGCGGAGAGCTCGGAGCGGTGGTGAAGGCGACCCGTCGACCGAGCGCGGAGGCTTCGCTCATGGCGGAGTACGCCGCCCTCAAGGAGCTGACGCACATGGCTCCGGAGGCAATGCGCGGTGCGCCCCGGCCCATCGCGCTGGAGCGCGTCGACGGTCACCTCGTGCTGGTCGAGTCCCCGGTCGTGGGCGAGCCCATGACGGCTCGCTACTACTCCCCGGGCCACACGAGCGACCCGGGTCGGGTCGCCCTCGACTTTCGGGCGGCCGCGTCCTGGCTGGAGCGGTTCCAGCAGACGACGGCAACCGGCGAGGTGCTCGTCGACAGCGTGTCGATCGATGCGTGCGTCGACGGTGTCCGGACCCGATACCAGCGCGAGATCGGCTGGAACCGCGTCGAGGAGGAGCTCTTCGACAGCCTCACGCGTCGAGGGCTCGACTTCGAAGGGACGCGGCTGCCGCTCGTCGGTGTGCACGGCGACTTCTGGATGGGGAACCTCCTCATGGGCGAGGAGGGGATCGAGGGCGTCGTCGATTGGGAGCTGGCCGGGCTGAACGGCCTGCCCTTCCAGGACATCTTCAAGTTCCCGACGTCGTACGGCTTCTACCTGGACCGTGCGTATCCGGGCAACGACGGAGTGGTCCCGGGGCACGTGGGCTGGGGCCGCGGTCACGAGCGATGGGCGCAGTACGGCGACTGGTCGAACCTCGTCGGGTTCAGGTACTCATACTTTGAAGCGGGCTGGTTCCCCGACCTGGTGCGCCAGTTCATCGAACTGCAGTTGAAGCGGGCGGGAGTGCCGGTCGGGCTCGTCGCGGTCTTCTTCCCGTTGTTCCTCGCCGAGCAGGCCATGACGCTCGACGACCCCGAGTTCCGCAATGGCTACCGCGCCGCGCTCAGGGCCTTCTGGCGGGAGCGGGAATCGACGTGGCTGTGGAACGAAGACAAGGCCGGACTCAACGCAAAGACCCCGGGCGGAAAGGACTCGTAG
- a CDS encoding NAD-dependent epimerase/dehydratase family protein, whose product MNALVTGAAGFVGSHLCGELLDHGYAVRGVDCFTDYYPRARKCQNVEPLLGRRGFRFTECDLHDVELGELLDDIDVVFHLAGQPGVRPSWGRDFGHYVRQNISVTQRLLEAVKPRPIRKLVYASSSSVYGDAECFPTPESVRPAPVSPYGVTKLAAEHLCELYRVNFGIPTVSLRLFTVYGPRQRPDMAFSRLVEAALRQRTFELYGDGSQTRDFTYVADVVSAMRDAALSDWCGVANIGGGSRTSMKQVIAAVEALCGPVDITVGRTQQGDVRHTAADTRVAATSFGYAPRTSITDGIRAMVAWARDAPPWGNQPSGEQKEQRIGGSPVIASHARSDGS is encoded by the coding sequence ATGAATGCGCTCGTGACCGGCGCGGCGGGGTTCGTCGGTTCCCATCTCTGTGGGGAGCTGCTCGATCACGGCTACGCGGTTCGTGGCGTCGACTGCTTCACCGACTACTACCCGCGTGCGCGGAAGTGCCAGAACGTCGAGCCGCTGCTCGGACGGCGCGGTTTTCGGTTCACCGAATGCGACCTGCACGACGTCGAGCTCGGAGAGCTCCTCGACGACATCGACGTCGTCTTCCACCTGGCGGGCCAGCCCGGCGTGCGCCCGTCGTGGGGAAGGGACTTCGGGCACTACGTCCGGCAGAACATCTCCGTCACGCAGCGGCTGCTCGAGGCGGTCAAGCCGCGACCGATCCGCAAGCTCGTCTACGCGTCCAGCTCCTCTGTGTACGGAGACGCGGAATGCTTCCCGACGCCCGAGTCCGTCCGGCCTGCCCCCGTCTCCCCCTACGGTGTCACCAAGCTGGCAGCCGAGCACCTCTGCGAGCTCTACCGCGTGAACTTCGGCATTCCGACGGTGTCGCTACGCCTGTTCACGGTCTACGGGCCGCGGCAGCGTCCCGACATGGCCTTCTCCCGGCTCGTCGAAGCCGCGCTCCGGCAGCGGACCTTCGAGCTGTACGGCGACGGCAGTCAGACCCGGGACTTCACCTACGTGGCAGACGTCGTGAGCGCCATGCGTGATGCGGCTCTCAGCGACTGGTGTGGCGTCGCGAACATCGGCGGTGGCTCTCGTACGTCGATGAAACAGGTGATCGCGGCCGTGGAGGCCCTGTGCGGGCCGGTCGACATCACCGTCGGACGCACTCAGCAGGGCGACGTGCGACACACTGCGGCAGACACGCGTGTCGCCGCGACAAGCTTCGGCTACGCGCCCCGGACGTCGATCACCGACGGCATCCGGGCGATGGTCGCATGGGCGCGCGACGCGCCGCCGTGGGGCAACCAGCCGTCGGGCGAGCAGAAGGAGCAGCGGATCGGCGGCTCACCCGTCATTGCGAGCCACGCCCGTTCTGATGGCTCGTAG
- a CDS encoding sugar transferase — protein MRRLLDLVVASVALLVLAVPMLLVALAVRLTSRGPALYRQSRIGQGGELFSIYKFRTMVAGAAGSTLTVPGDRRVTPLGRFLRATCVDELPQLINVLFGEMTLVGPRPQTPALADRYPATLGTVFRYRPGLTGPGVLLLNDEDVLWGERDDVDEYYLREVAPARVAVDLDYLEDPALGRTIAILLETARRVPARVFLRRPPLVPPSCQVDADWETMDSSASSPRVGVTDGFTDDFPLAAAGGD, from the coding sequence ATGCGGCGCCTCCTCGACCTCGTCGTTGCGAGCGTCGCCCTTCTCGTGCTCGCGGTGCCGATGTTGCTCGTCGCGCTCGCAGTCCGGCTGACCAGCCGCGGTCCCGCCCTGTACCGCCAGTCCCGAATCGGCCAAGGCGGCGAGCTGTTCTCGATTTACAAGTTCCGGACCATGGTCGCCGGCGCCGCGGGCTCGACGCTGACTGTCCCCGGAGACCGCAGGGTGACACCGTTGGGCCGATTTCTGCGCGCGACATGCGTCGATGAGCTGCCGCAGCTGATCAACGTCCTCTTCGGGGAGATGACGCTCGTCGGACCCCGTCCGCAGACGCCCGCGCTCGCTGACCGGTACCCGGCGACCCTCGGTACGGTGTTCCGGTACCGCCCCGGGCTGACGGGCCCGGGCGTGCTGCTCCTGAACGACGAGGACGTGCTCTGGGGGGAGCGGGACGATGTCGACGAGTACTACCTCCGCGAGGTCGCGCCGGCAAGGGTGGCGGTCGACCTCGACTACCTGGAGGATCCTGCGCTCGGACGAACGATCGCCATCCTCCTCGAGACTGCCCGTCGCGTCCCCGCCCGCGTCTTCCTCCGCCGGCCGCCGCTCGTGCCGCCCTCGTGTCAGGTCGATGCGGATTGGGAGACGATGGATTCGTCCGCGTCGTCGCCGCGGGTCGGCGTGACCGACGGGTTCACGGACGACTTCCCCCTCGCCGCCGCGGGCGGTGACTGA
- a CDS encoding flippase, protein MARRPVAVMEGTPRSSSRTVAANSVWQLLTFAARAISGLGVVVMVARSGGPRSLGVFQFAMTFTAMLPFYYGIPSLLAREVARRPGESRKWVEVGTLIALLAGALFTALFVVGTRVVGASSQTAVALSIASVGMAFDGVARVQFAAFWAWERFRLETIATALQELAFLVATALILATGGGVRGALIAFTVSRALGALAGWVVVGRRLGAIPIPRAHVSFLRETARRCTPFAISDTLTLTYMRADSVMLGIFQGPVAVGLYQAGTNLVLYMNVLARCINYALYPRMSKAWPGRRDDFGRLRDASFRIIGLISMPITVASLLLAPQIFRFLYGQKFDRAVLTYQLLVLVIPVRMLSHTFSLALAAMDRQTRRTVAVTTAAATNVALNLYFIPRWSYLGAAITTIICETGLLAVYAYILRRSVGSSALGEAIAVPALATLPMGVAILLTIHQQLFVSMTAGMIAFGLATIAATRVAPEERRAPKAMWMGLVKGMT, encoded by the coding sequence ATGGCTCGTAGACCCGTGGCCGTGATGGAAGGGACGCCGCGTTCGTCCTCGCGGACGGTCGCGGCCAACTCGGTCTGGCAGCTCTTGACGTTCGCAGCTCGGGCGATCTCCGGGCTCGGCGTCGTCGTGATGGTGGCGAGGTCCGGCGGTCCTCGTTCCCTCGGCGTGTTCCAGTTCGCGATGACGTTCACGGCCATGCTGCCCTTCTATTACGGGATACCGAGCCTGCTGGCGCGCGAGGTGGCGCGCCGGCCGGGTGAGAGCAGAAAGTGGGTCGAGGTCGGGACCCTCATCGCACTGCTCGCCGGTGCGCTGTTCACGGCCCTGTTCGTCGTCGGCACACGCGTGGTGGGTGCTTCCTCCCAGACGGCGGTCGCACTCTCGATCGCATCGGTGGGGATGGCGTTCGACGGCGTGGCGAGAGTGCAGTTCGCGGCCTTCTGGGCGTGGGAGCGGTTCCGTCTCGAAACCATCGCGACTGCGCTTCAGGAGCTGGCGTTCCTGGTGGCCACCGCTCTCATTCTCGCGACCGGCGGCGGCGTGCGTGGAGCCCTCATCGCGTTCACCGTCTCTCGTGCGCTCGGTGCTCTCGCGGGCTGGGTGGTGGTCGGTCGACGTCTGGGCGCGATACCCATCCCTCGAGCGCACGTCTCCTTCCTGCGGGAAACCGCCCGCCGCTGCACACCGTTCGCCATAAGCGACACGCTCACGCTGACGTACATGCGCGCCGATTCGGTCATGCTCGGCATCTTTCAGGGCCCCGTGGCGGTCGGCCTGTATCAGGCCGGCACCAATCTCGTGCTCTACATGAACGTGCTCGCTCGCTGCATCAACTACGCGCTCTACCCGCGGATGAGCAAGGCGTGGCCCGGTCGTCGGGACGACTTCGGCAGGTTGCGTGACGCGTCCTTCCGAATCATCGGCCTCATCTCGATGCCGATCACGGTCGCGAGCCTGCTGCTTGCTCCGCAGATCTTTCGCTTCCTGTACGGCCAGAAGTTCGACCGCGCCGTGCTGACCTACCAGCTCCTCGTGCTCGTGATCCCGGTCCGGATGCTGAGCCACACGTTCAGCCTTGCGCTCGCCGCGATGGACCGTCAGACCCGCCGCACGGTGGCCGTCACCACCGCCGCCGCGACCAACGTCGCCCTCAACCTCTATTTCATCCCGCGTTGGTCGTATCTGGGAGCGGCGATCACCACGATCATCTGCGAGACGGGTCTCCTGGCGGTCTACGCCTACATCCTGCGGCGATCCGTCGGCAGTTCCGCGCTGGGTGAGGCGATCGCGGTGCCGGCGCTCGCGACGCTCCCGATGGGAGTCGCCATCCTCCTGACCATCCACCAGCAGCTCTTCGTCTCGATGACCGCCGGCATGATCGCCTTCGGCCTCGCCACGATCGCGGCGACGCGAGTCGCTCCGGAGGAACGTCGCGCACCGAAGGCGATGTGGATGGGCCTCGTCAAGGGCATGACATGA